The following is a genomic window from Xenopus laevis strain J_2021 chromosome 2L, Xenopus_laevis_v10.1, whole genome shotgun sequence.
TTTATTACATTGAATCAAAACTATTAGCAAAGTGCATGCTCTTTAATTCAAGTTGCACTCTGGGTGTTACAGAGCAGTCACGTGTGTGTCCGTAAGATCTGCTCCAAAATAACCCGTGACCTTTTTTTCGATGATGTATTCttgttatatacaatatatgaggTACACgccaataacccatagcaaccaaccgcTGACTGACTTTTTCAGCCATTTACTGGgtagccatgggttactgctgaaGTTATAATATTCCTGCTGTTTATAAATTAGCTCTAGTATCTTGGACATCAGTCATTATACATATGGATTTTCTCATTTATTGTGCTAAACAGTgcaacagggaaactgaagcttctCCATATTGACTCCTTACATAGTTTGGGAATTAGGTTAGGAGTGCACAGATaatctgctaacaaaacagtcatagCAAAGGGTGAAATGATGGTGTTGTATAATAATCAAATTAACTACCATGCAAgcatcaaacatggagtagctttattTTCCCCATATGCCCTTTTTagataaagaaataaagaccacagattttttattgatttaagaATGAGCACAATAGCATTTCACTTACATTacactcatgttaaacaagggggtGTACTTACCTTCTAATAAACCACTTTTACAGAACCCACCCATCTCAAAGATGACCTCCTCCCGGGGTACAATAAGATGCAATCCCTTAAAAGACTGATCTATAAGATGAGAAGAAGGGCATCTATTTAAATTAGGAAGTTTAATCTAAGGCTGCAGAAAAgttgtttttacagtgagagctgtggaattccttccctggcagatacattataaagcttcaagaaggggttgggtaGATTGTTAAAGagtgagaaaataaaaagttaataagatttcttgccttcctctggatcaactagcagttaatcAGGTTTCACTTAcacataaaaggttgaattcgTTGACCACTTTTTATTTAACCTCGTCTATAATGTTATTACTTTCTTTTATATTGAATcaatactgtcattggaaaacatcgtttttacaaaacacatcagttaatagtgctgctccaacagacttctgcactaaaatccatttttcatgttgaaatctgacatggggctaggcatattgtcagtttcccaagtgccctcagtcatgtgacttgcactctgataaactgcagtctctctttactgctgtactgcaagttggagagatatcatccccctccattacccccccagcagcctaacaatgggaaggtgatcagataacagctccctggtagatataagaacaacaataGTAAACATCCAgatcccactgagactcctttagttacattgagtaggaaaaacagcagcctgccagaaagcagatccattctaaagtgctggctctttctgaaagcaaatctCCAGAAagcaaaaatgacctgagatgcacctacacaccaatattacaactacaactaGAAGGATTCTAACATTGCAGACATTTAGCCTGGCACACTGCACCAGTGCTTGTAGCACTAATAATGGTATTAGCCCATATTTGCTTGCTGCAAGAATAGATATTAACGGAAGACTACCAAGATAAAATTAAGAGAACATGGGAATTACCAGAAGGAACAGGATGAATAAAACCAGCACAGAAAGACTGTTTATGGGATTTTGTTGAGGTAGATGTGGGCTATGCCCAATTCCCTAAcaagtcatttaaaggaacatgAACATGAGCCAACAGTGGGATTGGAGGTTATTAGGGATGTctccctattaaaaaaaatacaatagaggTCAATGAAATTTTaagatgtttattgttttttattatgtacAAGATCATATTGATGTCAATCAGCCGCTGTTGTCAATTAGCCGCCATCGGGACCAAGGGGCATGTTTAACATTGGTtgtcatgggcaacatctcccaagttagtaaacatgccccaagtCTGCAGGGTCCAAAGATGACATAAGGGCCCTGCAGTTgtgcccccgtccctcccccgaTGGCTGCTATGATGTTCTGGGACTTCAGTGCTTCAGTCCTAAGGAGAGAATACTCAGTGTTAGCCATGGAGAAGGGTTGTCTGTATAAGAATTCTGCAATTCTCTTTCTATgtgtatttactattatttatatccCATTCCCATTGCtgctaatttaaaggtcaactactaCAACTAATAATAACATGTCTCTATAGATGTGGCCTCGTTCAGTGACCTCTGCCCTAATACAATCTCAGCCTTATATAATGGGCGTCATTAGTTACAGAATTATAATATATGTAGTAAAGCCGGAGACTATAGTAAGAATAAGAGCAGTAGGTGGATATGGTCTGTACATCAAGTGAATTGTAATGAGAATGAGCAGTTCCCTTACTTCTCACTGCAGGTGCCATTTGATATTGCTCTTCACACCCCTTTCATTAAAGATCTTACAAATGAAGGGGTGTGATAAGAGCTTTCCAGCAGACGGCCTCCAAGCTGGATCTTTCTGGAGGCATTGGCCGACGAATGAATGGAAGTTGTCGCTcctggaaaaaagaaacagaagccaaaattaaaattgtttatgttaaataaacaacCATGTGCCCTGAATACCTTAATATACCCCTCACCAAAGCTAATCCCTTGCTTGTTATTTAATATTCCCACCCCCTCCCCTCATTACCTTTTCATTTCCCCATCATCTCCCCTTTATTTCCCCACCCTCTCTACCTCTCCCTCTTTTCCTGTTTCAGTTGAAATGACTCACCATTTGTCCCACAATAATACTGGCGCAGGTCCGTGCATGATGCGTTTCATGAGTTTTTGCTGGGGAAATCTGCTGAATGCTAGGATGTAAGAGAATACAACATAAGAACATAATGACTGACAATCACAACAGTTGGAGGGCGATTTACTCAAATTCAAACCTTTTCTAAttttgtaaaaactcaaatttactaaagtttgtTTTACTTTCTCGATTGCCAGCACACTGAAAAAATAACGGATTCACAAACTGGAAAATTACTATTTGTGTAATTCAGCCCAttagtttttaatatttaacaatattCAGTGTTACAGcatgacacatacagtaaatgcccTCTAACTTTTCTACAAACTGTTCTTTATGTACTAACGTACAGTCCCACTGCGGTTTACTTACGGTAATAGCCTTCCGCCATTTGAAGTGCTGATATTCCCAAGGACCATATGTCAGCCTAGGtattaaaacataagaaaaaggcaaaaattagaTAAGAAAATACACAGGGCATATAAAATATTCCAGTGGTGGATCATTTAAatcctttttctatttatttggaATGCACAGtaacaaaatacagtagaactcccattttatgtattacaggggattagaaaaaaatggtgtaaaatccaggaaagtgGAAAATCAGTGGAatttattatacatcatataaaagTGGGGCCacacaaaaatgtgtaaaatgtgggaaataaaACCAAAGGGTGTgaaattaaggtttcactgtacaATACATGATCTGACCTTTGtactaatataaaacatttgaagGAGTAAAGTGATGTCACTAAAGAATGACCCCAGGCTGAGCTGGAAAACCCCATAAAGAGTCAAGTGGAGTTGGTTTCTAATACTCCTGTGCACTGCACTCAGATTTGAGAATTTCTCTCTTCGCTTCTCCCTCTCATGTCACAGAAACCACTTTACAGCTTTGGATTCACTGTTATGAGAGGGGCATGTGAAGTGAGTGAAAAAGTCCATGCAGTGCACCCCGTGTAAGctccatacattatatataaagtgaGAGAGAAGATATCACAATACCTTAGAGTTATACCATATGGTCTTCTTGCCAAAATTGGCCAGTACTTCTGGCGCCAGGTATGGAATCCGCCCAGACGTACTGTGACTCATTTCCCCGATGGTGGCGGAGCTGAAATCACCTGAAATTGTATGACAAAAGCAGGAATtgtaatattcatttataaatgtatccaataaaaaacatggataaatccatttttttcagattctaaGCATCACTTACTGATCTTTACATCTGCCGATGTTGTCAGGATAATGTTCTGGGGCCGCAGGTCGTGATGGATGACCTTTTTGTTTTCCAGATGACACAGGCCCTGGGAAatgaataaagcaaatatattaatattttttctgctCTTAATTGAACTAGATTTAGCCAGAAAAGTGCCAAGGAGGATCACATGAGACATACCTTTAATACCTCCTTGCAGATGTACGCTATCCAGCTTTCATGCAAGGAGTACTGCTCACTGGTGTAGATTAGATCTTCCACCGCTACACCATTCCAACGCTCCATAGAAATCTAGAAAACAATCAAAGAACGTTTGATACATAAATTTGTGTGGTCTATAATTATATTAGGAAGTCTGGGGAAAGGCTGTGTGGATGTGAGTCAGAAATAGACCTACACAAGCATTCTGGGTGTAACTACAATATCAGGTGCAACTGAGAACAAAGTGATCCACATGCACCGTGACTCTTTCTTACCAAACTGAATaatatttgcatccaaaatgtCTGCTTGTATTAGAGCTGTTGATTGGCATGTTGGTGCATAAATTGTAACCTGAATAAACACTTCCTTACCCACAGTCCTTCATAGTGGGGCTTCTTTACAGAGGCACGTTGGTAATAAGCCCCATAGTAGCCAATGACATTTTCGTGGCCTCTGATAAGTTCAAGGACTTCCACTTCTTGAAGGATGTCTTTTCTCTTCTAGTTTCAAACAAAAGAAGCAAAGTCAGTACAATGGATACAATTACAATTTCAAATACCCCAGCCTAACTTGTAGTTctgaaaaatgacagttttgtaatATCCCTACATGAGAATTGCACAATATGTTTGCCTCTCTCTGTTCTTATTTCTTAAATCCCATATATTTTTCAAACAAGTTCTCCTTCTACTAAAAATCAGGTATAAGAAAAGTTTATTTGtatctaataattattattatcaagacTCATTACCTCTATGTCCTTTACGATGGTCACGGACACATCCAGTTGTTCTTTACGGTGCCAACCCTGCAACAAAAGTAGCCGATGAATGTCTGATCATTACTGTGTCGGAACATTAGGGAAAGCAAACACACATACTGGGTGGATATGGGAAGGTTTATTGGCAGATTGAGAAGCACAAGGAAAACACAGAAGGGACAGAAACTCTAGAGGGAACAACCAATCGG
Proteins encoded in this region:
- the LOC121399744 gene encoding serine/threonine-protein kinase mig-15-like, whose protein sequence is MVEEQQVEQDQDLRADSSPCHSQEEQQVEEQQVEQEKDLIDDCNPCHSQEPSETPDDTNCQEKQKQELDLGMNNCQENQLEVKFPTPRTYLQILEPTGQDSYGMNYTGWHRKEQLDVSVTIVKDIEKRKDILQEVEVLELIRGHENVIGYYGAYYQRASVKKPHYEGLWISMERWNGVAVEDLIYTSEQYSLHESWIAYICKEVLKGLCHLENKKVIHHDLRPQNIILTTSADVKISDFSSATIGEMSHSTSGRIPYLAPEVLANFGKKTIWYNSKADIWSLGISALQMAEGYYPFSRFPQQKLMKRIMHGPAPVLLWDKWSDNFHSFVGQCLQKDPAWRPSAGKLLSHPFICKIFNERGVKSNIKWHLQ